A window from Gossypium raimondii isolate GPD5lz chromosome 7, ASM2569854v1, whole genome shotgun sequence encodes these proteins:
- the LOC105788982 gene encoding uncharacterized protein LOC105788982 — protein MESTSFSSYNLLNFNQRPLRHGPKYRRKSGTFIVASTGGINNKSNGPDYVGKRVDENMIMLRMRIKDTKISEGFELPSEWMEWEKQYYLHYNEDVCEAMGVLQNLLVNVRPSFGGGGGDGKRTLAIWAQWRQEHQTSGGVPSGE, from the exons ATGGAATCAACAAGTTTTTCATCTTATAACCTTCTTAACTTCAATCAAAGACCTCTTCGGCATGGCCCCAAGTACCGGAGAAAGTCAGGAACCTTCATCGTAGCTTCAACTGGAGGtatcaataataaaagcaaTGGACCGGATTATGTCGGTAAGCGCGTCGACGAAAACATGATCATGCTACGAATGCGGATTAAAGATACAAAGATTTCGGAGGGTTTTGAGTTGCCTTCGGAATGGATGGAATGGGAGAAGCAATATTACCTTCATTATAATGAGGATGTTTGTGAAGCAATGGGGGTTTTGCAAAACTTGTTGGTGAATGTTAGGCCAAGTTTCG GTGGCGGTGGAGGCGATGGGAAGCGGACCCTGGCTATTTGGGCGCAATGGCGGCAGGAGCACCAGACCTCGGGCGGTGTGCCTTCGGGGGAGTAA